TAGAAGATTTAAGAATTTCATTTAATGGGTATCGAGTTTCGTTGGAaaagtttatatatattagttgaTGAGGCAGTAAATACAAATGATGtttgagtttttttctttttttgaatgaacAATTGGGTCATTCATATTCATATAAATAGCATTTGAGGTCAAGCTGACTGAAAGTGGAGGGTTACTAGTCATTTGTCAACAACCTaacaccaaaaaataaaataaaaattaacccACTGGTATACTATAAAATTGCAGACTTGTTGGCAGTTTTTACTTTATCAAGAACATGTAAAATATTAAGTGGAATAATGTTAAGACTTTTCATATACTCATCTcatcatttttttcaaattggTGCACATATGATATTTTTACATTTCACCtcttaagaaaatatttttttattgcatATATTTAGGTTTCGTTTGGTgcataatttaaaattatatatatatatatatatatatatatatatatatgctagaaTACCATATGCAAATTTGAAAATCAGCATTTCAAGAAACATTTTAGTACCTTATTTTCCATCATTTTGAAATGGAATCATTTGACtaaatttcatttgaaaaaatATCCGAAATATCTTACCTTTTTCGTTCAATTACCCTAAGTACCTTCATTTTCATCTTATTCTCATTTTCACCTTTTTCATTCAATTAccaaaatgataatttttttaaatatgtaaaatttgAGACATTTCTTCAGACATTAGAaatatctcaaaattttgatgtattaaatatgtaatataattttaatatgttttataaTGTAATAAATGTTTACTCAAGCCATGTTCCTTCTTTGAATTGTGGAACAATtagatatttaattttttttataatggtCAAATATATTATACTCTTAAACGTATTTGTCATAGCATTTTGAACAATATATAGTATTAACATAAGGGGGAAAAACTGATCGAGAGACTAAGttgaaacaaatatatcattggatgactaatttgaaacattttaaataagAGTGTGCAAATTGGAACATGCACTTTCTTTCAGTGtgtaaaagtggtattaacccaaCGAAACAGTCACAACATTTTAGATAATAtatgttaagtttcaaattactTACCAAACCAAGCCTTACCCAATGATGGGTGACCCTCAATACTGATGGGTGCAGTAAAGGTGAGCATGGTGCAGCTGGTGCTGGAGGTTTACTAAGACATTGTCGCGGTGTATGGTTAAAAGGTTTTTTTGCTAATTTTGGCAGTTGTGGCTCGATAGAGGCTGAACTTTGGGCAGCGATTCATGGGCTTCGTATAGCTTGGGAAGAGGGCTTTCGCCAAGTTATTTTGGAGACAAATTCCTCTATGGTTGCGGATTGGCTAAATAAGCATAGTGTTCCACAACTCTCTCTTTCCAATTTGATTAGTGTGTGCCGAAAGCTTGTAAATCAAGCTTGGGAGGTGAAAGTAATTCACGTGTATAGAGAAAGGAATCGGGTTGTTGATTTCCTTGCATCTGAGTCTCTCAACCATGGCAATGGGCTAACGATTCTTCAACATCCTATTGCTGGCATTCAGGGTCTGCTTTGGGAGGATTTTATTGGAGTTGCTTGGCCTAGGCGGGTCTTGCAAGTAGAGGTTTAATCCTTTGGTTTGTCTGTGGGTATTCCCCCTCCctagtatcaaaaaaaaaaaaaccaagccttatccaatgaaaaaaaaacaaaacaaatttcacCAACTACCTAATCAGACTCCGAGCCTCTCCTCGAACATAttcctcattttctttctcaacCTACGAGATATTAGCAATTGTTTGATAGACAAATAAGTGGATTtcacgttaccaaaaaaaattaggagCTGTTTCAGCATTGTTCCTCTCCCAAGGGCAGGTCAAATATAAAAGGTCACTTGATCCCACTACCAAAAATTGCTTGTATAAATGGCTATTAGGTTGTTTAAcaaatataatttaataatcTCAAACCTTACACAATTGTTTTAATTATCTGAATATTAAAaacataatttaaatacaaaaaagaaaaagaaaaaaaaagagcaaatcaAACTGACAGTCTAGCGGAAGACGACTCTTCGACCCCATCACTCCTCCTAGAGAAGAAATCTGGCATCTTGATCGATGCCAGTAATCTCGTCTTGCCGTTAACGGACAACTCTTCTACGTCGTTACAGGACCTTGCATTTCCAACCGAACCACTGTTAAAGGATCCCTCCCGATCGTTACCGAATTTCGTAATCCTCACCGAACCACCGTAAGTGGATCCCTCTCTGTCGTTACCGAACCTCGCAATCCGAACCGAacgtcctcctcctcctctcgtAACAAACGGCGGCGTAGCACAAAAAACCCACTTCTTTGGCCGTTCAATTTGCAAGCTCTTCAACCTTGTATCCTTTCCGCTACCTTCATCACAGGCGTATGATCTACGACCCTTCGTCGAACTCCCTTCAGTATCCAAAAGCAAATTCATACTCCGCACGCGATTCAACTTCGCGTTCGCCATCAAAATTTGCCTCCTCACATCCACCGGCAGCCTCAATGTGTACCTCTCCGTAGTCTCTGTCGATTGAACCATCGAATGCCCCGTCGAATGGGATCTTGAGAACTTCCCATGTACCTTCTTAGGTCTTGGTGGAACGATCACGTTTTGGTCTTCGCTGGCTGTGACGATTACTATTTGATCGGGCGCGTTTGTTTCAATTGATTCGGACTGAGAGTTGTCTCCGTTTGTTTCGGGCGGTTCTTGTTCGAATTTCTCGGTCAGGTTCGCTCGACAAAACGGACAAGTGGTGCGAGAAGATAACCAGGCGTCGATGCAGTCCGGATGGAAGACGTGGTGACAGATTGGGATAAAACGCAGCGTATCATGGTCTTCAAACTCGCTCAGGCAAATCGCGCATTCCATTGATTCGCCACcgattttcacgttcttgacATCGGAGTAGATGAGGATCGGGAATGTCTCAATGATGTCATGATCCAAACCTCCGCATGTGGGACCACCGTCTGCGGCAGAGGGCTGAAAGGGTAGCGAAATTGTGACGGCTTCGATACAACATAAACGGTAGATGTAGTATGAGAGGGTGGTCGCACTGAAGAGGACGGAGACAAAGATGATGACCATCGTCACCCCGGATTTATCTATGTGGAAGGATCCAGAAAATCCATTATTCGAAGAACTGTTGGTGGACTGTCCCTGGCACACTGCAGGCAAGACGATGAAGAGAGTGTAAACCCAGGAGAGTACGTAGATCGGACGGCCGAGATTGATCGTCATTCGCAGTTTCTGATTCTAATTTTACtgaagaacaacaaaaaaaatgtgctctgttttgttttgtttcgaCAAAATTAAGGTAATTTAAAGGGGGATGAAGATGCAGTATGCTGTCTGAAAGggaaaaaacccacaaaaaccAGAAATAGGTAATTAGTGCGATTTTGTTAAATTTCCATAGATGTTGTCTTAATTGCATTCGTTCCTTGTCATGATTAGCTGGTTTTCCTGTTTAGTCACAAATGTGTAAGCTAATAGTTGTACGAGGACAGGACAGGTCCATTTTTGATGAGTATTAGGTCAGGAGTGAATGCAGTATGAATGAATTATTCGATACTCCACCTCATCAGAAAATCGAGTCCAGAAGCAGCAGTATATATCTACAGTTCTACTCTGGAGTCTCCATTGTGAGAGAAGATGTGAAACTCAAAGAAATGGCTTTAAACGACATCGTTTTTCAAAATCGTTAAAACGACGTCATTTTGTACTGTTTTAGTCCATTAGTGATCCTTAATAGTTAATTCTACTACTATTTCTGAAATTACTTAAATCCTTAACACATGGCCGGTCACCGGTGAATCGGTGATTATGAGACTGGTTTGGGCCGAGTTAGGCCCAACCTAACAACCGGGATTATCGGCCTCCTTTAAGCCCAATTTTGAATATCGGAGTTGATATTAGTCTACccttaaataaaaaaacagtACCTAGGAACGCTAAAGGCTATGAAATTCGTAGGATATTAATGATATCCTACGAATGGTTGGAAGTAAAGGGGAGGGTTGTGCAACCCACAAAGTAAAAATGGGATGGACGGCCTCGATTTTAGTTAAAGAGAGAAGATTTTTAAGTGTTGTACCATGTCAACACCAATATCGCACGTCAAATTAACATAACACAATTGAGTGATATATGATAAGTAAAGACGTAACTCTTCTCACACAAAGACGGGTGTTTTGAGATGAGTGCAGATCTATGATCAAAAACGAATAATATTTGTTAATATGTTTAGACTAAAATTTTTAACATACCACGATAACAGTACAAGAGAATCTGACCAACGAGCGGGATATGTTGTGAGGAGATAATGATTCATTTGCTGAAGGGTTGAGATTAAGATGTGTGACAATTGATGTAGTTAGATATTGAGCTATTAATGCTTCTTTAACCTCTCATCTACAGCCTACAAGGAATAGGTTTTGAGGGGAGAGTGTCTTTAGGGGTAATTAAAAGCATTCACCCCACTAGAGTCAATTGCGAATTATCAAATTGAGGCCGTCATTTTGGAATCCACAAGTCTTCTCAGATCCTTTCAAGAATGGACAGTTAGTTAAGTCTCAAGAAACGAGCCGACCACTTAACTAGTTGATTAACGACTTAATAGCCTTGACTGTATGGTGAGCGGGATGAGGACCGACCCTAATCATTTTGATGTCCAAAGCGACAATGTAAATTagtaggggtgtccattcgatTTTTGGTTCGGTTTTTAATATAATCGAAATGTccgaatcgattcggttatgatattttaaaatCCATAACCAAACCATATAtttcggataaccaaaccgaaataaccatatttttggTATCagatcggttttcggtttttgaagaaatgaaaaaagtatgaataaatctcaaatagagtgagaaaatagcccatgatagactccaactccatctaacaaagtttaataaaaattcatgataacgataataaatgtattatcttatcacaattaaagaaaaataaatttacaataccGAGACAAATAAtatgataaagaaaaagaaaagaaaagaaacatacATGAAGATGTCTCTCCACTTTCGCTTTGACAAATACTATTTTGCCTCCCATATTCTCATATTCCAATAtgtaacttttatatatatatataatttaatatatattaatattatttgattttttcggttataaccataaccaAAAAAACTATAACCgtaaaaatatcaaaacatttattaaaatcataaccatagccgaaaccataaccgaaaaatcatatccgaaaatcgaataaccacggtTATGGATGGGTTTCTCAGTTACGGATTGGTTGTAAACACCCCTATAAACTAGTGCCTTATCgcaaaaaaaagatatatatatatataaaatgaaacGGTACTAATATGTCGTATGCGTGAGCAATGGCCTGAGGGTGAGGAGAGAGAGTAAGGAACTggttaaagttttttttattgatagaCTGGTTTTCGGTTGGGTCGCTCAACTAATGAGTTATgaataattttttcttaaaaattatGGTGTTACGAGTCGGTCTGGTGTCCAAAGCTATAACTTTGATTATTTGGGCAAGGGCCGGCTCTGAGTGGGACCTTTTCGAATAGATTATACTCAGCCGAACTTTTATCAATATGAACATTTTGGATAACTGAACAGATTCGTAAGACTGCTGATCTCAAAAATATACAAAGCTTGATTTCCATTGGTGAACTCAGATGGAGCCAACCCTACTAGCGGTGGTTGAGAAAGCTGCGTTTAACAAATGCTAACTGTTTTTCGCGATTCAAAGAAGCAGCACCTAACGGTCATACGAAGTTTGGTTGTTGAAGGATGACAAAGCccaaacacacacatacacgaGTCGATCAAAATTTCCCCAAAAACTAGTATTACATCGATCTGTTCTTCTATCTCTCTACACCTTCTATTCAACTCTTTCTTTCCTCCTCTCAtttcgtctctttcttttttccttttgttttatctAATAATGCACTCTTTGGATGCTCTCTCATATGCGACCCGCTCCATCACTATTACCTCTGTTTTGCTCATATGGGAAGACCCAAAATCCTCACCATTTTCAACGG
The window above is part of the Tripterygium wilfordii isolate XIE 37 chromosome 3, ASM1340144v1, whole genome shotgun sequence genome. Proteins encoded here:
- the LOC119992690 gene encoding RING-H2 finger protein ATL32-like, with translation MTINLGRPIYVLSWVYTLFIVLPAVCQGQSTNSSSNNGFSGSFHIDKSGVTMVIIFVSVLFSATTLSYYIYRLCCIEAVTISLPFQPSAADGGPTCGGLDHDIIETFPILIYSDVKNVKIGGESMECAICLSEFEDHDTLRFIPICHHVFHPDCIDAWLSSRTTCPFCRANLTEKFEQEPPETNGDNSQSESIETNAPDQIVIVTASEDQNVIVPPRPKKVHGKFSRSHSTGHSMVQSTETTERYTLRLPVDVRRQILMANAKLNRVRSMNLLLDTEGSSTKGRRSYACDEGSGKDTRLKSLQIERPKKWVFCATPPFVTRGGGGRSVRIARFGNDREGSTYGGSVRITKFGNDREGSFNSGSVGNARSCNDVEELSVNGKTRLLASIKMPDFFSRRSDGVEESSSARLSV